GAAGTGGGAATGCGGCACCTGATCCATGCCGCGCGCCGCGAATACCAGAAACTTGGTTGTCCGTGCACCGCCACCGACTTTGGACCCTACTACGAACTGATCAAGGCGAGTAATGGCTAACCCAATCGGCACCATCATATCGTCTACCGGACGGACGATCATCGAACTGCTCAAAGCCGAGGCCGGATTTGCGGACGGCGACATCACCATGAAGTCGCCAGTCGATGCCCCGACCTCGGCCAAAGTCGCGATGTTCCTGTTCCAGATCGAGGTCAACGCCTCGTTGCGCAATGTCGAGCCGGAGGAGGTCGGCGTCGACGGGTTGCGGGCTCCACCGCTGCCGCTGGACCTGCTCTACCTATTCACACCGTTGTCACTGGATTCGGATACCGCACTCGGACACATGGAGTCGATCATACGCGTCTTCCATGACCGTGCCGTGCTGGCTCCGCCGCTGCTGCCACAGGCGCTGGTCGATGCCGGCAACGACACGATCAGAATCACGCCGTCGACCTTGTCGCTGGAAGACACCAACCGTCTGTGGGGCATGTTTCCCAACAAGGCATACAGCCTGTCGATGACCTATCTAATATCCCCGGTCCGCGTGCCGTCGGCAAGGGTGACGGCGGTGACGCGCGTCGTCGAAAAAGTGACGCGGGTGTATAGCAAGGGAGGATTGACGCCATGAAGTTTCTCGAAGAGTCACATCGCCGTGGGTCACTGGTCGTGCAGGTAGCCGGGACCAGACGACCGGTATTTATCATGACCTGGGCACGCTTTCATCAACCATCAACGTACAAGGATATCGGCCATGCCAATCGTGAGGAACAGGCTGTTTCAACCCGTCGGAATACTCTTGACCGACGGCAGAACCTTATATCTGCAATCCCGTCAAGCGATCGAGGTCTTGGAAGTCGACCTAGATTCACCTCACCTGAAGAGCATGCTGGCGAGCGAGCAGTTGATGCTCACTGAGCCCGGTGCACCGGTCAGCATACCACCGAGAAGCCAGCCACTTGAGAGTGCCGGACCCGAGCCTGTGGCAACCGAAGAGGTACCGATGGAGGCGGCCGAGCAAACAGAGCCGCGCAGCCGTAAGGGCCGATAAGGCTCTAATGGATATCGCGGCGAGGACGATTCGGAGCAATTCTCGCACCTAACTAGCAGTCAACCCATTAAAAGGAGCGTGTCATGCCGGAATATCTATCGCCAGGAGTATTCGTTGAAGAAGGGTCCTCCGGGATCAAGCCCCTCGAGGGCGTCGGAACGTCCACCGGCGCATTCATCGGCATTGCCCAGCGCGGGCCCATCGGCAAGCCGATGTTGATTACCAACTGGACGCAGTACACCAGCACCTACGGTGACTTTATCGACGCCGGTTACTTGGCGTATGCCGTTTATCAGTTCTTCAATGAGGGTGGCACCCGTTGCTATGTGATTCGTGCCGCCAAAGGCAGCGCGACAACCCTTAGCAAGGCCACGACCGCGGCTATGGGCAGCATGGTGGTGCGTGCCAATTCGGAGGGCAAATGGGGCAACTCGCTGAGCGTGGTGGTGGCCGACGAGACCGCGCTACCGGCCGCTAGCGTGCGGGCCGATTACTTCAAGCTCAGCATCAGCTATGGTAGCGAGGTGGTAGAAACTTACGATCACCTTACCATGGATGACACGCAGCCCGACCATCTGCTCAAGCGCCTGAATTCAAAATGGGTCGAGGCGGTCGACAGCGGCAATACCCGACCCACCAACGGCCCAGCCAATCTGGCCGGTGGTCTCGACGGCGATAACCTGCTGGCCACGGACTGGGCTGGTGCCACTGGCTTCATCAACGCCTTCGATCCGGTGGACGACATCAACATCGTCGCCATTCCGGATGCAGTGGGCGATTCGACAGTCACCCAAAGCGCCTACACCTATTGCCTGAACCGCAAGGATTGCTTCTTTGTTGCGGACACGCCCAAGGATCTGGATGTGCAAGGGGTCGCCGCGTTCAGGAGCGTGACCGGCAACTTCAATTCCTCGTACGCGGCGATTTACTACCCTTGGATATCCGTGTCCGATCCGCTCACCGGAAGATCGAAGCTGACACCGCCAAGCGGCGCGATTGTCGGTACTTATTCCTACACCGACGTGACGCGCGGTGTGCACAAGGCCCCGGCTGGCATCGATGTCGGCTACCTGAATTCCGCGACCGGCGTCGAGCGTGTCGTCACCAAGGGTGAGCACGACACGCTCAACCCGATTGGCGTGAATGTCATCCGCACCTTCCCCGGCGCCGGGACCGTGGTCTGGGGAGCGCGAACGCTGTCCGCGGATTCGGAGTGGCGGTACGTCAACGTCCGCCGTCTGTTCCTGTTTCTCGAAGAGACCATCGACGAAGGCACGCAGTGGGTGGTGTTCGAGCCCAACACCCCGCTCCTTTGGGGCAAGGTCAAGCGCAACATTACAGCATTTCTGACCACCGTGTGGCGCGACGGGGCGCTCTTTGGCAGCACTGCCGCGGAGGCTTTCTTCGTGAAAGTGGACGCTGAAAACAATCCGCCCGAGGTGGTGGACGCCGGCCGTTTGGTCATCGAGGTTGGCGTGGCGCCGGTCAAGCCGGCCGAGTTCGTCATCATTCGCATCAGTCAAAAGACTTTGGGCAAAGCCGGTTAACTTGATCCAGGAGGAACACCCACATGGCACGCAAAGACCCCTATCGCAACTTCCGGTTTCGCGTCGAGATCGACGGCATCACCCAGGCCGCATTTTCCGATGCGACTATTCCGGATTCGACCACCGCGCCCATCGACTACCGAGACGGTACCGATCCGACGCACAACCGCAAACTGTCGGGCCAGACAACTTATGGCAACGTCACGCTCAAATGGGGACTGACCGACTCGATGGACCTCTATAACTGGCGCAAGCAGGTGATCGACAAAGGCGCGCAAGGCAACCGCAAGAACCTGTCGCTGGTGCTGATTGACGAGGCCGGTGATGACAAGGCACGCTGGGACATCATGGAGGCCTGGCCCACCAAATACGACGCCAGTGACTTGTCCGCCAAAGGCGCGGAGGTGGTCATCGAAAATCTGGATCTGGTTTGTGAGGAAGTCCTGAGAGTGCAATGAGAGTGCGATAATTAGCAGCTTGATCGATGAGGACGCGCGCCATGGCACTGCAGACCGAGTATGAGTTCATCCTGCCCAAGGGATATCTTGATCCCGAGGGCAACCTGCACAAGGAGGGTGTGATGCGGCTGGCGACGGCCGGGGACGAGATCCTGCCGATGAAGGATTCGCGCGTTCAGCAGAATCCCGCTTACTTGACCGTCATCCTGCTGGCGCGGGTGATCACTCGGCTGGGCGAACTCAAGATGGTCAATACCCGGGTCATTGAGGGCCTCTTCGCGGAGGACCTCGACCACCTGCAGGGCATCTACCGGCGCATCAACGAGCAGGGCTCGAATACGGTCACGGCGTGCTGCCCCAGGTGCGACCATCAGTTCGCCGTGGAGGTCGAGCCGATGGGGAATAACCGGCTACCCCTCGACGAGCCGTATGAGGAGGTAGCCTTCCTGGCGTATCACCTGCACTGGCCATACGCGGAGATACTGAACCTGGAGCATCGGGATCGACATCGCTGGTGCAATGAGGTGTCTGACATCAACAAGAAGCTCAACGAACAAAGCGAGTGGGGGTAGTCATGGCAACGATAGGTTTCAATGCTGGCATTGCGGTCGCCGGCCGCGCTCTTGGGGCGCGGCTCGACCCGTACGGCGCATTCAGCTTTCTGGTCGAGATCGAGGGCATCATCGCCGGTGGTTTCAGCGAGGTTTCTGGATTGGATATCACCACCGAGGTCGATTCGATACGCGAAGGCGGCGTCAATGACTACGTCCATAAGTTGCCCAAATGGACCACCCAGAGCGATCTGATCCTGAAGAAAGGCCAGACCGATCTGGATCTTTTGTGGAACTGGTACGCCGATGTGGTGGCCGGCAAGGTCGAACGTAAGAACGGCAGCATCTATCTGCTCGATGCCCAGGGCATTCCGGCGATGTGGTGGGACTTCTCCGACGCTTATCCCATCAAGTGGTCAGGGCCGATACTCAACGCCACGTCCGGTCAGGTGGCCTTTGAGAGCTTGACGCTGGCGCACCATGGCCTGACCAAGTCGGCATTGAGCCAGGGGCTGTCGGCGGTCCGGGGAACGATCAGCGTAACGGGCTCGATCGGTTTTTAGGACGCGCGCGCCGGTGCATACCGCGTGCAACAAGGGAAAGGTGCGATGATGATGAGAACGGACAACAAGCATCAAGCCATCGCCACCCAGGGAGGCCATACGCCGCACGATTCGTCGGCCGGGCCGACAGCGGCGGCGGTGTTCGCGAAGCATATTCTCGGCAAATACTTCGTTACGCCGGCGGCTCGCCGTGGCCCGTCGCTGGTCCTACGCATGCTGCGGGCCGGTCGGAGTGCAGGTGGCCTGGAGGCAACGAAGGGCGCGACGGCGGGTTCGCAAGCCGCGTCCGCCGGGTCGGCGGCCGCCCGGCTTGTTCCCACCGTCGGTCGTCGGAGCCCTTCGCCACTACGCGCAGCGGCCGGCATCCCGGACGTGTCCCTGCCGGCGTCGGTCATTGCCCCGCGGTTGCTGGTGCAACGCAAGCCGAGGCTCCGCCCCGGAGATATCCGTGCCACCGCACCGACCTTGGTCGCTCCGCTGGCCCTTGGGGTCGCGGTCGCGCAACCGTTGGCTGCGCGTGCCCCCAGCGGCGACCGCAGCCCCCCACCCAGCACCGCGCTGTCACCGCCGGTAAGCAGGCTTTTGGTTCGTCGCCCATACGAGCCGGCGGCGGCCAAGTCGACAAGCACGCCCGGCAACCGCGACTACAGTATCGATCGTGTCGCCTCCAGACCGATGGCGATCTCTGGCAGCGGGCCCGCACCCCTTACAGCACTGACACTATCGAGGCCGCCGGTCGATAGCGCGGCCGAAATCCACGCGACCTTGTTCCCGGCGACCAACCGCGATTCACAGCGTGCGGTCGCTGGCGCCGACCGCACGCCGCCATCCCTGCCGCATCGTCCCGCCACCGCGTTGCCGATCCCGGCGACATCGATCGACGTCAGTGCAGGCGCTACGCCGTATGCGACTCCAGCCTTGCGCCCGGGTCTGTTCCGACGAGTGTCGGTGTCTGGCCTGCGCCCGCTCGTGCAACGCAAACCGATTCTCCGCCGCCTCGGAGCCATCGGTGCCACTCCGCCGACCTCGATCGCGCCGCCGGCCCTTGGCGTCGCGTTCGCGCAGCCATTGACTGCACGTATGGCCAGGGCGGTCGCCGTGCTCGGCGGCGTCCGCAGCCCGCCACCCAGCACCGCGCTGTCACCGCCGGTCAGCAGCCTTTTGGTTCGTCGCCCATACGAGCCGGTGGCGGCCAAGTCGACAAGCACGCCCGGCAACCACGACTACAGTATCGATCGTGTCGCGCCCAGACCAATGGCGATCGCTGTCAGCGGGCCCGCACCCCTTACACCACTGACACTATCGAGGCCGCCGGTCGATAGCACGGCCGAAATCCACGCGACCCTGTTCCCGGCGACCAACCGCGATTCACAGCGTGCGGTCGCTGGCGCCGACCGCACGCCGCCACCCCTGCCGTATCGTTCCGCCACCGCGCTGCAGATCCCAGCGGCATCGATCGACGTCAGTGCAGGCACCACGCCGTATGCGACTTCAGCCCTGCGCCCGGGTCTGTTCCGACGAGTGTCGGTGTCCGGCCTGCACCCGCTCGTACAACGCAGACCGCTCAGCCATCGCAACACCGGCGCGTCTACGAGCAAGGCGGTGGGTCAGCCGTTTGGCCTGAACCCGGCGGCGCCGCATAAAGAACTTTCCGCTGCTTCGTTGTTTAGCCTCGGCTCCGGGCTATCGCTCTCATCTGGCCCTGCACGACCGCTTACGCTCGGGGGCTTTCGCCATTTTGTGCAGCACGCGCTGTTGGGCAGGCACGGTGCCGACACCGTGCTTGATGCGTCGG
This genomic interval from Candidatus Dechloromonas phosphoritropha contains the following:
- a CDS encoding phage tail protein, yielding MATIGFNAGIAVAGRALGARLDPYGAFSFLVEIEGIIAGGFSEVSGLDITTEVDSIREGGVNDYVHKLPKWTTQSDLILKKGQTDLDLLWNWYADVVAGKVERKNGSIYLLDAQGIPAMWWDFSDAYPIKWSGPILNATSGQVAFESLTLAHHGLTKSALSQGLSAVRGTISVTGSIGF
- a CDS encoding phage tail sheath family protein yields the protein MPEYLSPGVFVEEGSSGIKPLEGVGTSTGAFIGIAQRGPIGKPMLITNWTQYTSTYGDFIDAGYLAYAVYQFFNEGGTRCYVIRAAKGSATTLSKATTAAMGSMVVRANSEGKWGNSLSVVVADETALPAASVRADYFKLSISYGSEVVETYDHLTMDDTQPDHLLKRLNSKWVEAVDSGNTRPTNGPANLAGGLDGDNLLATDWAGATGFINAFDPVDDINIVAIPDAVGDSTVTQSAYTYCLNRKDCFFVADTPKDLDVQGVAAFRSVTGNFNSSYAAIYYPWISVSDPLTGRSKLTPPSGAIVGTYSYTDVTRGVHKAPAGIDVGYLNSATGVERVVTKGEHDTLNPIGVNVIRTFPGAGTVVWGARTLSADSEWRYVNVRRLFLFLEETIDEGTQWVVFEPNTPLLWGKVKRNITAFLTTVWRDGALFGSTAAEAFFVKVDAENNPPEVVDAGRLVIEVGVAPVKPAEFVIIRISQKTLGKAG
- a CDS encoding DUF4255 domain-containing protein codes for the protein MANPIGTIISSTGRTIIELLKAEAGFADGDITMKSPVDAPTSAKVAMFLFQIEVNASLRNVEPEEVGVDGLRAPPLPLDLLYLFTPLSLDSDTALGHMESIIRVFHDRAVLAPPLLPQALVDAGNDTIRITPSTLSLEDTNRLWGMFPNKAYSLSMTYLISPVRVPSARVTAVTRVVEKVTRVYSKGGLTP
- a CDS encoding phage tail protein encodes the protein MARKDPYRNFRFRVEIDGITQAAFSDATIPDSTTAPIDYRDGTDPTHNRKLSGQTTYGNVTLKWGLTDSMDLYNWRKQVIDKGAQGNRKNLSLVLIDEAGDDKARWDIMEAWPTKYDASDLSAKGAEVVIENLDLVCEEVLRVQ